One genomic segment of Paenibacillus sp. FSL H8-0332 includes these proteins:
- a CDS encoding amino acid ABC transporter permease: MDDRQIQIFLDSLLPLFKAGVAFTLPLAGVSFILGLLLAVITALARLSSFRLPRLIARFYVWVIRGTPLLVQLFIIFYGLPAAGIVLDPFIAAVIGFTLSVGAYSSEIVRAAILSIHKGQWEAAFSVGMSRKQALRRVILPQAARVSVPPLSNSFISLVKDTSLAASITYVEIFRKAQQIVATSYEPLLLYCEAALFYLLFCSVLSALQNYLEKRLDRYSAS, translated from the coding sequence ATGGATGACCGCCAAATACAAATATTTCTCGATTCACTGCTGCCTCTGTTTAAAGCCGGGGTGGCTTTTACCCTTCCGCTTGCGGGGGTATCCTTTATTCTGGGGCTGCTGCTGGCGGTGATTACTGCACTTGCCCGGCTGTCCTCCTTCAGGCTTCCAAGGCTGATCGCCCGTTTCTATGTCTGGGTGATCCGGGGAACGCCGCTGCTGGTGCAGCTGTTTATTATTTTCTATGGACTACCCGCCGCCGGGATTGTGCTTGATCCGTTCATCGCCGCTGTCATCGGGTTCACGCTCAGTGTCGGGGCCTATTCTTCGGAGATTGTCCGGGCTGCTATTCTGTCTATTCATAAAGGCCAGTGGGAAGCCGCGTTCTCCGTGGGGATGAGCCGGAAGCAGGCTCTGCGCCGGGTGATATTGCCTCAAGCTGCCCGCGTGTCGGTTCCGCCGTTATCGAATTCTTTTATTAGTCTGGTCAAGGATACTTCGCTTGCGGCCAGTATTACTTATGTCGAGATTTTCAGAAAAGCCCAGCAGATTGTGGCGACATCCTATGAACCCCTGCTGTTATATTGCGAAGCGGCGCTGTTCTATCTGCTGTTCTGTTCCGTATTGTCGGCGCTGCAGAATTACTTGGAGAAGCGGCTGGACCGGTATTCGGCCAGTTAA
- a CDS encoding amino acid ABC transporter ATP-binding protein, with product MIEIRDLHKSFGPLAVLKGVDLTVEHGQVMVIIGPSGSGKTTLLRCFNLLETPDKGSLTLNTIKLDFTPGAKIPQRTVLSLRQQTGMVFQSYNLFPHMTAIGNVMEGQITVQKRSKEEARSKALALLDKVGLADKADAYPHQLSGGQQQRVAIARAMAATPEVLLFDEPTSALDPELVGEVLKVIKQLAREGMTMVIVTHEMKFAADVADRIILMDNGVILEQGTPRQVLEQTKNPRALQFLNRLSGEE from the coding sequence ATGATTGAAATACGCGATTTACATAAGTCCTTCGGCCCGCTTGCGGTGCTAAAAGGTGTGGATCTCACCGTTGAACACGGCCAGGTGATGGTCATTATCGGACCTTCCGGCTCCGGCAAAACCACGCTGCTGCGCTGCTTCAACCTGCTGGAGACCCCCGACAAGGGCAGTCTTACGCTGAACACGATTAAGCTGGATTTCACCCCGGGCGCCAAAATTCCACAGCGTACCGTACTGTCCCTGCGCCAGCAGACAGGAATGGTGTTCCAGTCTTATAATCTGTTCCCGCATATGACGGCGATCGGCAATGTCATGGAGGGACAGATCACGGTGCAAAAGCGTTCCAAGGAGGAAGCGCGCAGCAAGGCGCTGGCACTCTTGGACAAGGTGGGTCTGGCAGACAAGGCAGATGCGTATCCGCATCAGCTGTCCGGCGGCCAGCAGCAGCGCGTAGCGATAGCCCGCGCCATGGCGGCCACGCCGGAGGTGCTGCTGTTCGATGAGCCGACCTCGGCGCTTGACCCTGAGCTGGTCGGCGAGGTGCTGAAGGTCATCAAGCAGCTGGCCCGGGAAGGAATGACAATGGTCATCGTCACCCATGAGATGAAATTCGCGGCCGATGTGGCCGACCGGATCATCCTGATGGACAACGGAGTTATTTTGGAGCAGGGAACCCCCCGGCAGGTACTGGAGCAGACGAAGAACCCGCGCGCCCTCCAATTCCTTAACCGGTTGAGCGGGGAAGAGTGA
- a CDS encoding S-layer homology domain-containing protein, which translates to MTMKKYTIAALTAATLLSFSLGGQMFAAGSSFKDIGSISGKDQINALKEKGLIKGISDTQFLPGAIVSTAQGVQFISGGLQLSLAAIDFNKAPQASALFSKVKDNAWYAEAFINAHYNGVNIPANIDPAKPISKELYTSMLVQAVEKAGNLPMINLVPVELADADALDPSYQGSIQRALKYKITTLDASGKFNPKSTITRAEAAVMLYNTLDYLKSVSDGGTQK; encoded by the coding sequence ATGACAATGAAAAAATACACTATCGCAGCTTTAACCGCAGCCACCCTTCTCTCCTTCTCGCTCGGCGGGCAGATGTTTGCAGCAGGCAGCAGTTTCAAGGATATCGGCAGTATAAGCGGCAAGGATCAAATCAATGCACTAAAGGAAAAGGGCCTCATTAAAGGCATCTCGGATACCCAGTTTCTTCCCGGAGCAATAGTATCCACTGCACAAGGTGTACAGTTCATCTCCGGCGGTCTCCAGCTTAGCCTGGCGGCAATTGATTTCAATAAGGCTCCCCAGGCAAGTGCGCTCTTCTCCAAAGTAAAAGATAATGCCTGGTACGCAGAAGCCTTCATCAATGCGCACTATAATGGTGTGAATATCCCCGCTAATATCGATCCGGCCAAGCCGATTTCCAAAGAGCTGTATACCAGTATGCTGGTTCAAGCCGTGGAAAAGGCCGGCAACCTGCCGATGATTAACCTCGTCCCGGTTGAACTTGCAGATGCAGACGCGCTGGACCCTTCCTACCAGGGCAGCATTCAGCGGGCGCTGAAATACAAGATCACTACCCTCGATGCCAGCGGTAAGTTCAATCCGAAAAGCACCATTACCCGCGCTGAAGCAGCAGTTATGCTGTATAACACGCTGGACTATCTGAAGTCCGTTAGCGATGGCGGCACACAGAAGTAA
- a CDS encoding transcriptional repressor, with amino-acid sequence MNRVANISQQFAAHNYKLTPQREAIVRVLLDNEKDHLSVEEVYMLVKRSYPHLGLATVYRTLELLCELHIVQKMNFGDGVARYDLRDDDHVHMHHHLICNVCGKLEEIKDDWLVELEARVAREYGFSVTDHRLDFKGTYNSCQKNGCKGDKDCRAVS; translated from the coding sequence GTGAACCGAGTGGCAAATATCAGCCAGCAGTTTGCGGCTCATAATTATAAGCTTACACCACAGCGTGAGGCGATAGTGAGAGTGCTGCTGGATAATGAGAAGGATCATCTAAGCGTGGAAGAGGTATATATGCTGGTCAAGCGCAGTTACCCGCATTTGGGGCTGGCGACGGTCTACCGTACCTTGGAGCTGCTGTGTGAACTTCATATTGTGCAAAAAATGAATTTCGGCGACGGCGTCGCCCGTTATGATCTGCGCGACGACGATCATGTGCATATGCATCATCACCTGATCTGCAATGTATGCGGTAAGCTGGAGGAGATCAAGGATGATTGGCTGGTGGAGCTGGAGGCGCGGGTAGCCCGTGAATACGGCTTCAGTGTGACCGATCACCGTCTGGATTTCAAAGGCACCTATAATAGCTGTCAAAAGAACGGCTGCAAGGGCGACAAGGACTGCCGCGCCGTCTCATAA
- a CDS encoding TIGR00266 family protein, with translation MKYDVLYDGAFAMLKVLLEPGESVKAEMGAMVAMSPNVELRGTVDGGIMRGLGRMLSGEKFFFQELTATRGQSEVLLSPGSIGDVQAIELDGSYKLIVQKDGFLAGTQGIQVNTKMQNLTRGLFSGEGFFILEISGRGTVFLSSFGAIHAINLGPGEEMIIDNGHLVAWPDYMDYKVEKAASGWLNSLTSGEALVCRFRGEGVILVQTRNPGSFGTWIKSFVPNRS, from the coding sequence ATGAAATATGATGTGCTGTATGACGGCGCCTTCGCCATGCTGAAGGTCCTGCTGGAGCCGGGCGAGAGCGTTAAGGCGGAGATGGGGGCGATGGTCGCCATGTCACCGAATGTGGAGCTGCGGGGCACCGTGGACGGCGGAATTATGCGCGGCCTGGGCCGCATGCTGAGCGGGGAGAAATTCTTCTTCCAGGAGCTGACCGCCACGCGCGGGCAGAGTGAGGTGCTGCTCTCACCCGGTTCCATCGGAGATGTACAGGCCATTGAGCTGGATGGGTCGTACAAGCTGATCGTACAGAAGGACGGATTCCTGGCGGGAACCCAAGGCATTCAGGTCAATACCAAGATGCAGAATCTGACCCGCGGCCTGTTCTCCGGCGAAGGATTCTTCATTCTCGAAATCAGCGGAAGAGGTACCGTCTTCCTCTCCTCCTTCGGAGCGATTCACGCGATTAACCTCGGACCGGGCGAAGAGATGATCATCGATAACGGACACCTTGTAGCTTGGCCGGACTATATGGATTACAAGGTGGAAAAAGCAGCCTCCGGCTGGCTGAACAGCTTAACCAGCGGCGAGGCCCTGGTCTGCCGGTTCCGCGGCGAAGGGGTGATCCTGGTTCAGACCCGCAATCCCGGCAGCTTCGGAACCTGGATCAAATCCTTCGTGCCGAACCGCTCCTAG
- a CDS encoding helix-turn-helix domain-containing protein has translation MTTSAACHILSAGFSFHRKPFHMSRSEGVQYYLLRLQTEGRSRTRENGAITTVESGDLMLFAPNDPYYLSIDKEVYPVGKPRIESGDYHIFCSGPWIEEWWGRKQRPAVLRLPMNDHILSLFRQLVLEQRRLSDSSPDISSCYLQILCMEIDRLMIDQPAISPKAYLAYRMKQYVEEHASYAFRLEDVAAHVDISVSRAVHLFKEAFGTTIVKYVNDVRLDMAREKITFSPMPLEHVSETCGFANYTYFHRIFRSRFGMSPKEYRIHSRAQA, from the coding sequence ATGACAACATCTGCCGCTTGCCACATTCTATCCGCCGGATTCTCCTTCCACCGCAAACCATTTCATATGTCACGCAGCGAGGGCGTACAGTATTATCTGCTGCGGCTCCAGACTGAAGGGCGCAGCCGCACCAGGGAGAACGGCGCCATTACGACCGTTGAGAGCGGTGATCTCATGCTGTTCGCACCGAATGACCCCTACTATCTGAGTATCGACAAAGAAGTCTATCCTGTCGGCAAGCCGAGGATCGAGAGCGGCGACTATCATATCTTTTGCAGCGGCCCATGGATTGAAGAATGGTGGGGACGCAAGCAGCGTCCGGCGGTACTCCGCCTGCCGATGAACGATCATATTCTCAGCCTCTTCCGCCAGCTTGTGCTGGAGCAGCGCCGCTTGTCGGACTCCTCACCGGACATCTCTTCATGTTATCTGCAGATTCTCTGTATGGAGATTGACCGGCTGATGATCGATCAGCCCGCGATCTCACCGAAGGCTTATCTGGCTTACCGGATGAAGCAGTACGTTGAAGAGCATGCCTCTTACGCCTTCCGGCTTGAGGATGTGGCCGCACATGTGGATATCTCGGTCTCCCGGGCAGTTCATCTGTTCAAGGAAGCGTTCGGCACCACGATTGTCAAATATGTAAATGATGTACGGCTGGATATGGCCCGGGAAAAGATTACGTTCAGCCCCATGCCGCTGGAGCATGTCTCCGAGACCTGCGGATTTGCGAACTATACCTATTTCCACCGGATCTTCCGCAGCCGGTTCGGCATGTCGCCCAAGGAGTACCGTATTCACAGCAGGGCACAGGCTTAA
- a CDS encoding sugar phosphate isomerase/epimerase: MLKVGLQLYTLREELEQDFEGTIRKVAELGYSGVEFFHYFGRTAEQVKALLEETGLVAVGAHRPYDAMLNDTEQEIRFNLEIGNRNLIVPYLTEEQRNWQEVAAGLRTIGEKCQAAGAVLSYHNHDFEFTEKVDGQPAFDYLFEAVPAEQLQVEMDTCWVYFGGYDPAEYIRKYAGRLPIIHLKDLKKKEDGSPETVVLGEGEVDLAAIIEAASAAGVEWAVVEQDFCSRSPLGSVADSLNWIKTYENQGGSIHV, from the coding sequence ATGCTTAAGGTTGGACTACAGCTGTACACACTAAGAGAAGAACTGGAACAGGATTTCGAGGGAACTATACGTAAGGTAGCCGAGCTGGGCTACAGCGGTGTGGAGTTCTTCCACTATTTCGGCCGTACGGCCGAACAGGTGAAGGCGCTGCTTGAAGAGACAGGGCTTGTTGCTGTCGGAGCGCACCGCCCGTACGATGCGATGCTGAATGATACGGAGCAGGAGATTCGCTTCAATCTGGAGATCGGCAACCGCAACCTGATCGTGCCTTATCTGACAGAAGAACAACGGAACTGGCAGGAGGTAGCGGCGGGTCTGCGGACCATCGGCGAGAAATGCCAGGCTGCCGGTGCTGTTCTGTCTTATCATAATCATGATTTTGAATTCACGGAGAAGGTTGACGGCCAGCCAGCCTTTGATTATCTGTTCGAAGCGGTCCCTGCTGAGCAGCTTCAAGTAGAGATGGATACATGCTGGGTGTATTTTGGCGGATATGATCCGGCAGAATATATCCGTAAGTACGCAGGACGCCTGCCGATCATTCACCTCAAGGATCTGAAGAAGAAAGAAGACGGCTCACCGGAGACTGTAGTGCTGGGCGAAGGTGAAGTGGATCTGGCTGCGATCATTGAAGCAGCGTCTGCGGCTGGTGTGGAATGGGCAGTGGTGGAGCAGGACTTCTGCAGCCGCTCGCCGCTTGGTAGTGTGGCTGACAGCCTGAACTGGATCAAAACATATGAGAATCAAGGAGGAAGTATTCATGTCTAA
- a CDS encoding Gfo/Idh/MocA family oxidoreductase, with amino-acid sequence MSNKLKIAIIGCGGIANGKHMPSLARQENAEMVAFCDIVEERAQEAAKTYGCEGAAVFTDFRELLATGGFDIVHVCTPNDSHSEITVAALEAGNHVLCEKPMAKTTAQAKEMLDAAKRTGKKLSIAYQNRFRADSEYLKGLCEEGELGDIYYGKAIALRRRAVPTWGVFLDEEKQGGGPLIDIGTHALDLTLWLMNNYKPRMVVGSTFHKLGQKKNAANAFGPWDPEQFKVEDSAFGFITMENGATIVLEASWALNVSEFGEAKTMLAGTEGGADMKDGLRLNGERAGRLYETKVDLSSGGVAFYSGAAENEADREARLWLEAVREDKDPVVLPEQAFVVTQILEAVYESARTGRAVYFDGSSDN; translated from the coding sequence ATGTCTAACAAACTCAAAATTGCTATTATCGGTTGCGGTGGTATCGCAAACGGCAAACATATGCCAAGCCTTGCCCGTCAGGAGAATGCCGAAATGGTGGCATTCTGTGATATCGTGGAAGAACGTGCCCAGGAGGCTGCCAAGACCTACGGCTGCGAAGGCGCTGCCGTATTTACCGATTTCCGTGAGCTGCTGGCAACGGGCGGATTCGATATCGTGCATGTCTGCACGCCGAACGACAGCCACTCCGAGATTACGGTTGCAGCACTGGAAGCCGGCAATCATGTATTGTGTGAGAAACCGATGGCCAAGACCACTGCACAGGCGAAGGAAATGCTGGATGCCGCCAAGCGTACTGGCAAGAAATTGTCCATCGCCTATCAGAACCGTTTCCGCGCAGACAGTGAATATCTGAAGGGGCTGTGTGAAGAAGGGGAACTCGGCGATATCTATTACGGTAAGGCTATTGCGCTTCGCCGCCGTGCGGTTCCAACCTGGGGCGTGTTCCTGGATGAAGAGAAGCAGGGCGGAGGACCGCTGATCGATATCGGTACCCATGCGCTGGATCTGACCCTCTGGCTGATGAATAACTACAAGCCGCGTATGGTAGTAGGTTCTACTTTCCATAAGCTGGGCCAGAAGAAGAATGCCGCGAATGCCTTCGGTCCGTGGGACCCTGAGCAATTCAAGGTTGAAGATTCCGCCTTCGGCTTCATTACAATGGAGAACGGTGCTACAATTGTACTTGAAGCCAGCTGGGCGCTGAACGTATCTGAATTCGGTGAAGCCAAGACGATGCTTGCCGGAACGGAAGGCGGAGCCGATATGAAGGACGGGCTGCGTCTGAACGGCGAACGTGCCGGCCGCCTGTATGAGACTAAGGTGGACCTGTCCTCCGGCGGTGTAGCCTTCTACAGCGGAGCTGCGGAGAATGAAGCAGACCGTGAAGCCCGTCTGTGGCTGGAAGCCGTAAGAGAAGACAAGGACCCGGTGGTTCTGCCGGAGCAGGCCTTCGTAGTTACCCAGATTCTTGAAGCAGTGTATGAATCAGCACGTACCGGACGCGCCGTATATTTCGACGGAAGTTCTGACAACTAA
- a CDS encoding Gfo/Idh/MocA family oxidoreductase — MSSIKHTVAIVGYGGMGSYHTQLIKESDRVVVTGAFDLLENRRALAEEAGYTAYSSYEELLADPAVDIVLIATPNDVHKDIALQAFEAGKHVVCEKPVAMSSAEFIEMQAAAESAGRVLMVHQNRRWDEDFRVIREMYEQATIGSLFQIESRVHGANGIPGDWRHVKEQGGGMLLDWGVHLLDQLLFMIDSKVSSVSSSLSFVLGNNVDDGFDAVLQFENGIRAIVEVGTTNFITMPRWYVKGTGGTAIIEDWSLRGRIVAPNHESEKIEPTPIRAGVGLTKTMAPPSEGSTVLEDLPAALEMPSSFYDNLAAVIEGAAEPIVKNAEVLRVLKLIEAIFEAAERNETVKNFDIYGA, encoded by the coding sequence ATGAGTTCAATCAAACATACTGTAGCCATCGTTGGTTACGGCGGAATGGGAAGCTACCATACCCAACTAATCAAAGAGAGTGACCGGGTGGTAGTGACCGGCGCTTTCGATCTGCTGGAAAACCGGCGCGCCTTGGCTGAGGAAGCAGGCTACACCGCTTATTCCAGCTATGAGGAATTGCTGGCAGATCCGGCAGTGGACATCGTTCTGATTGCTACACCGAATGATGTGCACAAGGACATCGCCCTTCAGGCTTTTGAGGCGGGCAAGCATGTAGTCTGTGAGAAGCCGGTTGCCATGTCCTCGGCTGAATTCATCGAGATGCAGGCTGCTGCGGAGTCGGCCGGACGGGTGCTGATGGTGCATCAGAACAGACGCTGGGATGAGGATTTCCGCGTAATCAGGGAGATGTATGAGCAGGCGACGATTGGATCACTCTTTCAGATTGAATCCCGGGTGCACGGTGCTAACGGGATTCCCGGCGACTGGCGTCATGTGAAGGAGCAAGGCGGCGGGATGCTGCTCGACTGGGGCGTGCATCTGCTGGATCAGCTGTTGTTCATGATTGACAGCAAGGTGAGCAGTGTCAGCAGCAGCCTGAGCTTTGTCCTCGGCAATAATGTGGATGACGGATTCGATGCGGTGCTGCAGTTCGAGAATGGGATCAGAGCCATCGTGGAGGTAGGGACAACCAACTTCATCACGATGCCAAGATGGTATGTGAAGGGCACCGGGGGAACCGCTATTATTGAAGACTGGTCGCTGAGAGGCAGAATTGTAGCCCCCAACCACGAATCGGAAAAGATTGAACCGACACCGATCCGCGCAGGTGTAGGCTTGACAAAGACCATGGCCCCGCCTTCAGAAGGCTCGACCGTCCTTGAAGATCTGCCTGCGGCATTAGAGATGCCTTCCAGCTTCTATGATAATCTGGCTGCTGTTATCGAAGGTGCGGCGGAACCGATTGTCAAGAATGCCGAGGTACTTCGAGTGCTGAAGCTCATTGAGGCGATCTTTGAAGCTGCAGAGCGTAATGAGACAGTTAAGAATTTCGATATCTACGGAGCTTAA